Proteins found in one uncultured Desulfuromonas sp. genomic segment:
- a CDS encoding polyprenyl synthetase family protein produces MERVLQMLEGEMSLVEQQFRHDLDSEVTLIRKVGEYVLASGGKRMRPMLVLLCARLAAYQGESHIGVASVVEFIHTATLLHDDVVDSADLRRGAASANNVWGNEASVLVGDFLFSKSFSIMVRTGSLPILQALSDATTNMAEGEVLQLISTCDLDLSEERYMQVVRDKTAVLIAAACRCGGILGGVSAEQEQALQEFGMELGIAFQFMDDALDYIADQAEFGKACGHDLEEGKMTLPLIETLRHCSRDERDRVEQIVEKDQLSDEDLEKVIALIHQYDGIDYTRKRAKQLVESAKQRLAVFEDGDAKQALEILADYVVSRSK; encoded by the coding sequence ATGGAACGTGTGCTGCAAATGCTCGAAGGGGAGATGTCACTGGTTGAACAACAGTTCAGACATGACCTCGACTCTGAAGTGACCCTGATTCGCAAGGTTGGGGAATATGTTCTGGCCAGTGGCGGTAAACGGATGCGCCCGATGCTGGTGCTTCTCTGCGCCCGACTTGCCGCCTATCAGGGCGAATCCCATATTGGCGTTGCCAGTGTTGTCGAATTTATCCATACCGCGACGTTGCTGCATGATGATGTGGTGGACAGTGCAGATCTGCGTCGTGGCGCAGCATCTGCGAACAATGTCTGGGGCAACGAGGCATCTGTTCTTGTCGGGGATTTCCTTTTTTCAAAATCCTTCTCCATCATGGTGCGTACCGGCAGTCTGCCGATTCTTCAGGCATTATCCGATGCGACGACCAATATGGCCGAAGGCGAGGTGCTGCAACTGATCAGTACCTGCGACCTCGATTTGAGTGAAGAACGTTATATGCAGGTGGTGCGCGATAAGACCGCCGTCTTGATTGCTGCGGCGTGCCGGTGTGGCGGTATTCTCGGCGGGGTTTCGGCTGAGCAGGAGCAGGCGCTGCAGGAGTTCGGAATGGAGCTGGGCATTGCTTTCCAGTTTATGGATGACGCCCTCGATTATATTGCGGATCAGGCTGAGTTTGGCAAAGCGTGTGGGCATGATCTCGAAGAGGGGAAAATGACCTTGCCGTTGATCGAAACCCTGCGCCATTGCAGTCGCGATGAGCGCGACCGGGTTGAGCAAATTGTAGAAAAAGATCAGCTCAGTGATGAAGATCTTGAAAAAGTCATCGCGTTGATCCACCAATATGATGGGATCGACTATACGCGTAAACGCGCAAAACAATTGGTTGAATCCGCGAAACAACGATTAGCGGTTTTTGAGGACGGTGACGCAAAACAGGCCCTTGAAATTCTTGCCGATTATGTGGTCAGTCGCAGCAAATAA
- a CDS encoding Rne/Rng family ribonuclease: MSKKMLINATLPEEDRVAIVEDGTLTELDIETAGHQQTKGNIYKGEVIRVEQGLQAAFIDYGAQRPGFLQIGEIHPSLYPKRDDEGQSNRRPPITEILKRGQQILVQVVKEERGTKGAALTTEVSLPGRYMVLIPQSSSRGISRKIDNDHVRKEIKNTLSSLELPDNMGYIIRTAAIDQPPEELKRDFDYLLNTYNSIVSHSEKAKAPALIYQESNLVLRSIRDYFSPEIDEVLIDDREVFQEARDFFKAVMPEYMPLVKLHQERRPIFARYQIEEQISHLSSNTVNLPSGGSIVLDQTEALVAIDVNSGKMGGEQDVEATAHRVNLEAAVEVARQLRLRDMGGLIVIDFIDMRQRRNAREVEKALKNALKIDKARVTVGRISHQFGLLEMSRQRIKANLGEGSYNMCPHCQGSGRIRSDESRSIALLRRIQAGTAKGHIEAVVCTAALDTANYLLNNKRRELYDLEQRYKLTIEIKGDPGYLPEQIDIEFVKQSREPLQENHNAPGPLVDTDLSERANIDVVLPETSSTEQEPPENDQKDEKGDETPRKSPRRRRRPNRRRNDRNKRSEETNDETAAEVSQAATDQDQQKTAQAQTPQPTETPAQPEQTLADEKGTEAQTQPSPPVESQEDTTKSGDAPEETDKAKTSRKPARRRPARKKTPPKETEQTEQTASEVNAADERFQQKVSTDSASVESDTQTEKKPTRRAPRRKPVATSDASAEVKSDNETSEAAEETKPAPRRRRTTRKTATADATTPAEAVPDTAQESAKSSEKKAAPAKKTTRRKTTAKTTTASETASAEATQTDSNDAPPEKKPVRRRRTTTKKAPEKAAEATEKPAETAAEGTEETPKKKTTRRRTTTTKKAVDDTEKPADADKLTEKKPTRSRTTRKTTTEESSEKETPKKTTRSKKSTEKAAEEGEEKPKRRAPRKKKAEPAPETDA; this comes from the coding sequence ATGAGTAAAAAAATGTTAATCAACGCCACCCTTCCTGAAGAGGATCGGGTCGCGATTGTTGAAGACGGTACCCTCACTGAACTGGATATCGAAACCGCTGGGCACCAGCAAACCAAAGGAAACATCTACAAAGGCGAAGTGATCCGGGTTGAACAAGGATTGCAGGCCGCGTTCATCGATTACGGCGCACAACGCCCCGGCTTTTTGCAAATCGGTGAAATCCATCCCTCTCTTTATCCCAAACGCGACGACGAAGGCCAGAGCAACCGTCGACCGCCCATTACCGAAATCCTCAAGCGCGGCCAACAGATTCTGGTTCAGGTTGTGAAAGAAGAGCGTGGCACCAAGGGCGCAGCTCTGACCACGGAAGTCTCCCTGCCCGGACGTTACATGGTCCTGATTCCGCAAAGCTCATCGCGGGGGATTTCGCGCAAGATCGACAACGATCATGTGCGTAAAGAGATCAAGAACACGTTGTCCAGCCTAGAGCTGCCCGACAACATGGGGTACATCATCCGCACCGCCGCCATTGACCAACCTCCTGAAGAACTCAAACGCGATTTCGATTATCTGCTCAATACCTACAACAGTATTGTCAGTCACAGTGAAAAAGCCAAAGCACCGGCGTTGATCTATCAGGAGTCCAACCTGGTACTGCGTTCAATTCGCGATTACTTCTCGCCTGAAATCGACGAAGTGCTTATTGATGACCGCGAGGTGTTCCAAGAGGCTCGCGATTTTTTCAAGGCGGTGATGCCCGAATACATGCCGTTAGTCAAACTGCACCAGGAGCGGCGACCAATTTTTGCCCGTTATCAGATCGAGGAACAGATTTCCCATCTGTCGAGCAATACGGTGAACCTGCCCTCCGGCGGCTCCATTGTCCTCGACCAGACCGAAGCTCTGGTTGCCATTGATGTCAACTCCGGAAAAATGGGCGGCGAACAGGATGTTGAAGCCACGGCCCATCGCGTCAACCTGGAGGCTGCCGTTGAAGTTGCCCGTCAACTGCGCCTGCGCGACATGGGCGGCCTGATTGTCATCGACTTTATCGACATGCGCCAGCGTCGCAATGCCCGCGAAGTGGAAAAAGCCCTGAAAAACGCGCTGAAGATTGATAAAGCCCGCGTTACCGTCGGCCGCATCAGTCACCAGTTTGGCCTGTTGGAGATGAGTCGCCAACGGATCAAAGCCAATCTTGGCGAAGGCAGCTACAACATGTGCCCACATTGTCAGGGTAGTGGCCGCATCCGCAGTGATGAAAGCCGTTCCATCGCCCTGCTGCGCCGTATCCAGGCCGGCACGGCCAAAGGCCATATCGAAGCGGTGGTGTGCACAGCGGCTCTGGATACGGCGAACTATTTGCTCAACAACAAGCGCCGCGAGCTCTACGACCTCGAACAACGCTACAAGTTGACCATCGAAATCAAGGGTGATCCGGGTTACCTTCCGGAACAGATCGACATCGAGTTCGTCAAACAGTCGCGCGAACCACTCCAAGAAAATCACAACGCCCCTGGACCACTGGTTGACACGGATCTGTCAGAACGTGCCAACATTGATGTCGTGTTACCGGAAACATCCAGCACCGAACAGGAGCCCCCTGAAAACGATCAGAAGGACGAGAAAGGCGACGAAACGCCACGCAAATCACCTCGCCGTCGCCGCCGCCCCAACCGTCGTCGTAACGACCGCAACAAACGAAGCGAAGAGACCAACGACGAAACAGCTGCAGAGGTGTCCCAAGCCGCTACGGATCAGGACCAGCAAAAAACGGCACAAGCGCAAACACCTCAACCAACTGAGACACCGGCGCAGCCAGAGCAGACACTCGCTGACGAAAAGGGGACCGAAGCCCAAACGCAGCCATCCCCCCCTGTGGAATCTCAAGAGGACACGACAAAAAGTGGCGACGCTCCCGAAGAGACGGATAAGGCCAAAACATCGCGTAAACCCGCGCGCCGTCGCCCTGCTCGTAAAAAAACTCCGCCAAAGGAAACCGAGCAAACAGAACAGACCGCATCTGAGGTTAACGCTGCAGATGAACGTTTCCAGCAAAAGGTCTCGACAGACAGTGCGTCTGTTGAATCAGACACACAAACCGAGAAAAAACCAACACGCCGAGCTCCGCGCCGTAAACCAGTGGCGACCAGTGACGCTTCCGCTGAGGTGAAGTCGGATAACGAGACCAGCGAGGCCGCAGAGGAAACCAAGCCTGCGCCGCGACGCCGTCGCACCACCCGCAAAACAGCCACGGCAGACGCCACAACACCAGCTGAAGCGGTGCCTGACACAGCTCAGGAGAGCGCGAAATCGAGCGAAAAGAAGGCTGCGCCAGCGAAGAAAACCACCCGGCGCAAAACCACTGCTAAGACAACGACAGCCTCGGAAACCGCATCGGCTGAAGCAACACAGACAGATAGCAACGACGCACCACCGGAGAAAAAACCAGTGCGTCGTCGCCGGACTACAACGAAAAAAGCTCCGGAAAAAGCTGCAGAGGCGACAGAGAAACCAGCAGAAACCGCAGCTGAGGGTACGGAAGAAACGCCCAAAAAGAAAACAACGCGCCGTCGTACCACAACAACCAAAAAAGCGGTGGACGATACGGAAAAACCAGCGGATGCGGACAAATTAACGGAGAAAAAACCAACACGCAGCCGTACGACAAGAAAAACCACGACAGAAGAGTCGTCAGAGAAAGAAACGCCCAAGAAAACGACTCGGAGCAAAAAAAGCACGGAAAAGGCCGCAGAAGAGGGGGAAGAAAAACCCAAACGCCGCGCTCCGCGCAAGAAGAAGGCCGAACCGGCACCAGAAACCGACGCCTGA
- a CDS encoding AAA family ATPase, whose product MCKKIFIAATGQHCGKTTISLSLMHLARKQYRRVGFIKPLGPKPIMYQGRLMDKDAALTAEIYDLHDDLDCMSPVVVQQGTTKQVLQGKLCAEAMRDQILQAAQTLEERCDFVIIEGAGHGGVGSVVGLNNAQVARMLDAPVVMVSGGGIGNVIDHVTLNLALFEREGADVRLLLANKLITEKREENLAFLRNAFADQPLHVAGGFNYSPVLANPTLGRISQLLKTPLHGDQEQYNRIIHTVQLGAASSQRVADLLEESTLLIVTSSRDELLVMLSSLYHLPEYRKKLAGLVIPGSTEMSRITKQILDDSGIPYVRIPGTTAETFATVKDDVSKITAQDDEKIHLIRTLAETELDFATIDRCLHPAKGRRKAVALA is encoded by the coding sequence ATGTGCAAAAAAATTTTCATTGCCGCGACCGGTCAGCACTGCGGAAAAACAACCATCAGTCTGTCGTTAATGCATCTGGCGCGCAAACAATACCGCCGGGTCGGATTCATCAAGCCTCTGGGGCCCAAACCGATCATGTATCAAGGCCGCTTGATGGATAAAGACGCGGCACTAACCGCGGAAATCTATGATCTGCATGACGATCTCGACTGCATGTCACCGGTGGTGGTGCAACAAGGGACAACCAAGCAGGTGCTGCAGGGCAAACTGTGCGCCGAAGCCATGCGCGACCAGATTCTCCAGGCGGCACAGACGTTGGAAGAACGTTGCGATTTTGTCATTATCGAAGGGGCGGGACATGGTGGCGTCGGTTCGGTTGTCGGCCTGAACAACGCTCAGGTGGCACGCATGCTTGATGCTCCGGTGGTGATGGTTTCCGGAGGGGGCATTGGCAACGTCATTGACCATGTCACCCTGAATTTGGCCCTGTTCGAACGGGAAGGTGCCGATGTCCGTCTGCTGCTGGCCAACAAGCTGATCACGGAAAAACGCGAGGAAAACCTTGCGTTCCTGCGCAACGCCTTTGCTGATCAGCCTTTGCATGTTGCCGGCGGCTTTAATTACTCGCCGGTTCTGGCCAACCCGACACTCGGCCGAATTTCGCAACTGCTGAAAACACCGCTGCACGGTGATCAAGAACAATACAATCGCATCATTCACACGGTTCAACTCGGCGCCGCCTCATCACAACGGGTCGCCGACCTGCTTGAGGAATCGACACTGTTGATTGTTACCAGCAGTCGCGATGAACTTTTGGTCATGCTGTCGTCGCTTTATCATCTGCCGGAATATCGTAAAAAACTGGCCGGTCTGGTGATCCCCGGCAGTACGGAGATGTCCCGGATCACCAAACAGATCCTTGACGACAGCGGCATCCCTTATGTGCGCATCCCCGGTACCACGGCAGAAACCTTTGCCACCGTCAAAGATGATGTCTCAAAAATTACTGCGCAGGACGACGAAAAAATCCATCTGATCCGCACCTTGGCGGAAACAGAGCTGGACTTTGCCACCATCGACCGTTGCCTGCATCCGGCGAAAGGTCGCCGCAAAGCTGTCGCCCTGGCGTAA
- a CDS encoding ATP-binding protein translates to MTDCYTGAMITLTLHRKILLAFLVLALVPLILLIIGASRSLDSVETLVRKEATRALDQQAAQALSLRAQHVALHVADFLSRVEADVDTLALLPVDDASYQAFYRHHQRRLWQETGADGQRIYTRVPLYHDLVFIGAQGRELLHVSQGQPASLRDHRQPDRSGKQLDAFYRRARQLQGDAVYVSPLMGRHVTRKQQLAGQTYQGLIRFYRKVYSSQGEEQGVVMLALDHRHLMEFTRHISSGPQAFVFDARYDEGNYAFMFDRQGWMIAHPKLWDIRGLNASGQWVEAFQGEAVHKDDGRRAYNLFEAGAIHPNYPLVAQQVLSGQSGIADVTNVGGAEKMMAFAPIFYQPRGETGQPVWGGVTIGAEVANFHRAALATSADIRIRFNRFWRQGWALIAVTVLVLSIVAHLLSRGISGPLNRLISSARGMAQGRFAAPLDVHGSDEVATLTEAFNQMVDELHLRRERLAHSLQALRRSRSEIRLERNFTHTVMENIDTGIMTVDDQGRVTSMNRAVQNVLGLKERTLSRSLAQVFDGYPEIAASLCPNSLSADAQQGWSRYYECQRQGRTLTFRLALFPLAPSADNGLILTVEDLTERAQMRTRLARMDRLASLGRLAAGLAHEIRNPLTGISLLLDDLHDRLLHTPKDQELIRRALEEMERLEGLVGDLLKFSRVSASDCHPGDVRAVVERTLGLFEQGCERSGVTLVRDYGETLPQIALDEQRMQQALLNLLRNAQEAMAEGGTLTVSLLAYPEHVCVRVCDTGIGMDDEQRRLIFEPFYTRKKEGNGLGLAIVHNIVAEHDGRIEVTSTPGQGSCFELCFPHLPPHSDAAKDE, encoded by the coding sequence GTGACGGACTGTTATACTGGCGCCATGATAACGCTTACCCTCCATCGTAAAATCCTATTGGCTTTCCTGGTGCTGGCCCTTGTGCCGCTGATCCTGCTGATTATCGGTGCGTCACGCAGTCTCGACAGTGTCGAAACCCTCGTACGCAAAGAGGCGACCCGGGCTCTGGACCAGCAGGCAGCACAAGCTCTGTCGCTGCGGGCGCAACATGTGGCGTTGCACGTGGCTGATTTTTTGAGCCGAGTGGAAGCCGATGTGGACACTCTGGCCCTTTTGCCGGTTGATGACGCGTCATATCAGGCGTTTTATCGTCACCATCAACGTCGCCTGTGGCAGGAGACTGGTGCCGACGGGCAGCGCATTTATACCCGTGTTCCTCTATATCATGACCTGGTTTTTATCGGTGCACAGGGGCGTGAGCTCTTGCATGTGTCACAGGGCCAACCGGCCTCTTTGCGTGATCACCGTCAACCGGACAGGAGTGGCAAGCAGCTGGATGCGTTTTATCGACGTGCCCGGCAGTTACAGGGGGACGCGGTGTATGTTTCACCGTTAATGGGCCGCCATGTGACCCGTAAGCAGCAATTGGCCGGACAAACGTATCAGGGGCTAATCCGTTTTTACCGCAAGGTGTATTCCTCTCAGGGGGAAGAGCAAGGCGTGGTGATGCTCGCGCTGGATCATCGTCATTTGATGGAGTTTACCCGCCATATCAGTTCGGGACCGCAAGCGTTTGTTTTTGATGCCCGTTATGATGAGGGCAATTATGCCTTTATGTTCGACCGGCAGGGCTGGATGATTGCTCATCCTAAATTGTGGGATATCCGGGGCCTGAATGCGTCTGGACAGTGGGTTGAAGCCTTTCAGGGGGAAGCGGTGCATAAGGACGATGGCCGACGGGCGTACAACCTGTTTGAGGCCGGTGCGATACATCCAAACTATCCGCTGGTCGCGCAACAGGTGCTGTCCGGTCAATCCGGGATTGCCGATGTCACTAATGTCGGCGGTGCCGAAAAGATGATGGCGTTTGCACCGATTTTTTATCAGCCGCGTGGTGAAACCGGCCAACCGGTGTGGGGTGGGGTGACCATTGGTGCTGAGGTCGCTAATTTTCACCGTGCCGCCCTGGCCACTTCGGCGGATATTCGTATCCGTTTTAACCGATTCTGGCGGCAGGGTTGGGCCTTGATTGCTGTCACGGTGCTGGTGTTATCCATCGTCGCCCATCTGCTCTCCCGTGGAATTTCCGGACCGTTGAATCGGCTGATTTCCAGTGCGCGTGGCATGGCTCAGGGCCGTTTTGCCGCGCCGCTTGACGTGCATGGCAGCGATGAAGTCGCCACCTTGACCGAAGCCTTTAATCAGATGGTTGATGAACTGCATCTGCGTCGCGAGCGCCTGGCGCACAGTCTGCAAGCTTTGCGTCGATCACGCAGTGAAATTCGGCTGGAACGTAACTTCACTCATACGGTGATGGAGAATATCGACACCGGTATCATGACGGTTGATGACCAGGGGCGGGTGACGTCCATGAACCGGGCGGTACAGAACGTTCTTGGTCTGAAGGAGCGCACATTGAGCCGGTCACTGGCTCAAGTGTTTGACGGCTATCCGGAAATTGCTGCGTCTTTATGCCCGAACAGCTTATCTGCTGACGCCCAACAGGGCTGGAGCCGCTATTATGAGTGCCAGCGTCAAGGCCGCACCCTGACGTTTCGATTGGCCCTGTTTCCTCTGGCGCCGTCGGCGGATAACGGACTGATTCTGACCGTTGAAGATCTCACCGAGCGCGCTCAGATGCGCACCCGCTTGGCACGCATGGATCGTCTTGCCTCTCTGGGGCGACTGGCGGCCGGCCTGGCCCACGAAATCCGCAATCCGCTGACCGGAATCAGTTTATTACTGGACGATCTGCATGATCGTTTGTTACATACCCCGAAAGATCAGGAGTTGATTCGCCGGGCGCTGGAAGAGATGGAGCGGCTTGAGGGATTGGTGGGCGACCTGCTCAAGTTTTCCCGAGTGTCGGCCAGTGACTGCCATCCCGGTGATGTGCGCGCTGTGGTTGAGCGTACGCTGGGATTGTTTGAGCAGGGTTGTGAGCGCAGTGGCGTTACTCTGGTGCGTGATTATGGCGAAACCCTGCCGCAAATTGCCCTTGATGAACAACGGATGCAGCAAGCTCTGCTTAACCTGTTGCGCAACGCGCAGGAAGCCATGGCTGAGGGCGGGACCCTGACAGTGTCGTTGCTGGCGTATCCCGAACATGTGTGTGTGCGGGTCTGTGATACCGGCATCGGCATGGATGACGAACAGCGGCGGTTGATTTTTGAACCGTTTTACACCCGCAAAAAAGAGGGTAACGGCCTGGGGTTGGCCATTGTTCATAATATTGTTGCTGAGCACGATGGCCGCATTGAAGTGACCAGTACGCCAGGGCAGGGCAGTTGCTTTGAGCTGTGCTTTCCCCATTTGCCGCCGCATTCTGATGCAGCGAAGGACGAATAA
- a CDS encoding sigma-54 dependent transcriptional regulator, translated as MDKILIVDDEAFIRENLERILGEDGYQLFGCDGPKSALQIAEQEEIDLVLLDLNLGAASGLDVLQQLQTVDPDILVIIITGYGTVESAVQALKMGAYDYIKKPFKSDAIRLIVKLALEKRSLQREIRRLRRRSEADLLEQANMVGSSRQLLDVVHQVEDVAQHDTATVLISGESGTGKELVARAIHNLSSRQRQPFIEVNCGSLPFNLLETELFGHEKGAFTDAHARKIGLFEEANGGTLFLDEIGEMDMALQVKLLRVLEDRKIRRLGGNRNIDIDVRVIAATNCDLNGAIQEKTFREDLFYRLNVFPITMPPLRERRDDIPLLLDHFLKRYSREFNRPVREISAEALGLLSRYHWPGNVRELRNMVERICIMHRNEVITPDMLPVEVRGPAPQQTVALDWVLPPQGMCLESMVEELETKLIRQALDMTAGNVAKTARLLNLARGTLRYKLEKYHLLDEPC; from the coding sequence ATGGATAAAATTCTTATTGTCGATGACGAGGCGTTTATTCGCGAGAACCTTGAGCGGATTCTCGGTGAAGACGGTTACCAGCTGTTTGGCTGTGACGGGCCGAAATCGGCCTTGCAGATTGCTGAACAGGAGGAGATCGATCTGGTGCTGTTGGATCTCAACCTTGGTGCGGCGAGCGGGTTGGATGTTTTGCAGCAGTTGCAGACCGTGGATCCGGATATTCTGGTGATTATCATCACCGGCTACGGCACGGTGGAAAGTGCGGTTCAGGCTCTGAAAATGGGGGCCTATGATTACATCAAAAAGCCGTTCAAGTCCGATGCCATCCGCCTGATCGTCAAACTGGCTCTGGAAAAACGCAGCCTGCAGCGCGAAATCCGCCGTTTGCGTCGTCGCTCAGAAGCCGACCTTCTTGAACAAGCCAACATGGTCGGCTCCAGCCGGCAGTTGTTGGATGTGGTGCATCAGGTTGAGGATGTTGCCCAGCATGACACGGCCACGGTGCTGATCAGTGGCGAAAGCGGTACCGGCAAGGAGCTGGTCGCCCGGGCGATTCACAACCTGTCATCGCGCCAGCGTCAACCGTTTATCGAAGTCAATTGCGGTTCGTTGCCATTCAACTTGTTGGAAACTGAACTGTTCGGTCACGAAAAAGGGGCGTTTACCGATGCCCATGCCCGGAAGATCGGCCTGTTTGAAGAGGCCAACGGTGGCACCCTGTTTCTCGACGAAATCGGCGAGATGGATATGGCGTTGCAGGTGAAGTTGTTGCGGGTGCTCGAAGACCGCAAAATCCGTCGCCTGGGCGGCAACCGCAATATCGATATTGATGTGCGGGTGATTGCCGCCACCAACTGCGATCTCAATGGGGCGATTCAAGAGAAAACCTTTCGTGAAGATCTGTTTTACCGCCTCAATGTTTTTCCCATTACCATGCCGCCGTTGCGCGAACGACGCGATGACATTCCGTTGCTGCTTGATCATTTTCTCAAACGCTACAGCCGCGAATTCAATCGTCCGGTGCGTGAGATTTCCGCCGAGGCTCTCGGGTTGTTGAGTCGTTACCATTGGCCGGGCAATGTGCGGGAGTTGCGCAATATGGTCGAGCGGATCTGCATCATGCATCGTAATGAAGTGATTACTCCGGACATGCTGCCGGTTGAAGTGCGTGGCCCGGCACCGCAGCAGACTGTTGCGCTGGATTGGGTGCTGCCACCGCAGGGCATGTGTCTGGAGTCGATGGTTGAGGAGCTGGAGACAAAGCTGATTCGTCAGGCACTGGATATGACGGCGGGCAATGTGGCCAAGACCGCCCGGTTGCTCAATCTTGCTCGCGGAACGTTACGTTACAAGCTGGAAAAATACCATCTGCTTGATGAACCCTGTTGA
- a CDS encoding pitrilysin family protein, with amino-acid sequence MRSPRLPRNFFVRAVFIVLLFCLSTTILWADDSLGNKVQQFTLANGLTLLVAERHDSPTFTAYMTIGVGSVNEVGNNRGVAHLLEHMRFKGTRQIGTRDFAAEKPLLETIEQTAVALERLEQRPHTDAQRKQALVEKLHTLQQQHRSLVVKDEFSQIYARHGGMGFNAFTGKDLTSYLISLPANKLELWMSLEADRMQNAVLREFYTEREVVLEERRRSYESRPGGMMYEALLSTAFRVHPYRHPVIGWTSDIENLTLAETRDFLHRYYTPVNAVIAIVGDVDAEQTHQLVERYFGSMPPGEKIPPVTAVEPPQQGERRTEVCFDAEPQLLVAFHKPTLPSRDDYTFDLLGHLLTEGPRSRLYRSLVLEQQLATKVTSYSAPGARYNNLFVVSLTPRSPHTTAELEQALYRELELLKQQPVSEQELTPIRKQLRADRLRYLKSNNGLANMLTRFQVVAGDWRYLVDYDENIARIHGDDLQQVAQRWLTKENRSVITLVQEADDEVL; translated from the coding sequence ATGAGAAGCCCGCGTTTACCTCGTAATTTTTTCGTTCGCGCTGTTTTTATCGTGCTGCTGTTTTGCCTGTCTACAACCATCTTGTGGGCAGACGATTCCCTTGGTAACAAGGTGCAGCAGTTTACTCTTGCAAACGGCCTGACCTTGCTGGTGGCCGAGCGACACGATTCGCCCACCTTTACCGCCTATATGACCATCGGTGTCGGCTCGGTGAACGAGGTTGGGAATAATCGCGGTGTTGCCCATTTGCTCGAACACATGCGCTTCAAAGGCACTCGGCAGATCGGGACCCGCGATTTTGCCGCCGAAAAACCGTTGCTGGAGACCATTGAGCAAACCGCAGTGGCTCTGGAACGTCTTGAGCAGCGGCCCCACACCGATGCTCAGCGTAAGCAGGCTCTCGTTGAGAAGCTGCACACCTTGCAACAGCAGCATCGCAGTCTGGTGGTCAAAGACGAATTTTCCCAGATCTATGCCCGTCATGGCGGGATGGGATTTAATGCCTTTACCGGCAAGGATTTGACCAGCTATCTGATCTCATTGCCCGCTAATAAGTTGGAGTTGTGGATGTCGCTGGAAGCGGATCGCATGCAGAATGCGGTGTTGCGTGAGTTTTATACCGAGCGCGAGGTGGTGCTCGAAGAGCGGCGGCGCTCCTATGAAAGTCGTCCCGGCGGTATGATGTACGAGGCGCTTCTGTCCACGGCTTTCCGGGTGCACCCCTATCGTCATCCGGTGATCGGCTGGACCTCGGACATCGAAAATCTAACTCTGGCCGAGACCCGAGATTTTCTGCATCGCTACTACACACCGGTGAATGCGGTGATTGCCATTGTCGGTGATGTCGATGCCGAACAGACCCATCAGCTGGTGGAGCGTTACTTTGGGTCCATGCCGCCGGGAGAAAAAATACCACCAGTGACTGCCGTCGAACCGCCACAACAGGGGGAGCGACGCACCGAGGTGTGTTTTGATGCCGAACCGCAATTGCTGGTGGCCTTTCACAAACCAACACTGCCATCGCGCGACGATTATACGTTTGATCTGCTCGGCCATTTGTTGACCGAAGGACCGCGGTCACGTCTGTACCGTTCGCTGGTGCTGGAGCAGCAACTGGCGACCAAAGTCACCAGTTATTCGGCTCCGGGAGCGCGTTATAACAATCTGTTTGTTGTCAGTCTGACGCCGCGCTCTCCCCATACCACGGCGGAGCTGGAACAGGCCCTCTACCGCGAACTTGAGCTGTTGAAACAACAGCCGGTTAGCGAACAGGAGTTGACGCCGATTCGCAAACAGTTGCGTGCCGATCGCCTGCGTTACCTGAAGAGCAACAATGGGCTGGCCAATATGCTGACCCGTTTTCAGGTGGTTGCCGGTGATTGGCGTTACCTGGTTGATTACGATGAAAACATTGCCCGCATTCACGGTGACGATTTGCAGCAGGTGGCCCAACGTTGGCTGACGAAGGAGAATCGCAGTGTGATCACTCTGGTGCAGGAGGCTGACGATGAAGTGTTGTAG